A region of uncultured Anaeromusa sp. DNA encodes the following proteins:
- a CDS encoding MerR family transcriptional regulator: MDYAIGQFSKLTGLTSPTLRYYEQEGLLSVQRDTAGRRVYTEQDVEWLHFIKRLKETGMSIREICRYAQLRYQGDNTMQERLAMLEEHHQKVLEEQQKLAENLRKLEEKLAFYRQALQHETQSNGKRK; encoded by the coding sequence ATGGATTATGCAATTGGACAATTTTCTAAGCTAACGGGCCTTACCAGCCCTACGCTACGCTACTACGAGCAAGAAGGTCTTTTGTCCGTGCAGCGGGACACCGCTGGACGCCGCGTGTACACGGAACAGGATGTCGAATGGCTGCACTTCATTAAGCGCTTAAAAGAAACAGGCATGTCCATCCGTGAAATTTGCCGCTATGCACAGCTGCGCTACCAGGGAGACAACACGATGCAGGAACGTTTAGCAATGCTGGAAGAGCATCACCAAAAAGTCTTAGAAGAACAGCAAAAGTTAGCAGAAAACTTGCGTAAACTTGAAGAAAAGCTCGCTTTTTATCGTCAGGCGCTGCAACACGAAACACAAAGCAACGGAAAAAGAAAATAG
- a CDS encoding carboxymuconolactone decarboxylase family protein, which yields MQNERWTKGWERLAEVDGHAGEMVVDGLKDIAPDLGRYIVEFAFGDVYCREGLDLQEREMITLASLLTLGGCETQMEVHLHGALNVGVTPQKIVETFLQCIPYTGFPRVLNAVTVAKRIFKERQVLEAKGI from the coding sequence ATGCAAAATGAACGTTGGACAAAAGGCTGGGAAAGACTGGCGGAGGTGGACGGCCATGCCGGTGAAATGGTAGTGGACGGGCTTAAGGACATTGCACCGGACTTAGGACGGTATATTGTGGAGTTTGCTTTTGGTGATGTGTACTGCCGCGAAGGGCTTGATTTGCAAGAACGGGAAATGATTACACTGGCCAGTTTATTGACCCTGGGGGGCTGCGAGACGCAAATGGAGGTGCACCTGCATGGCGCGTTGAATGTAGGTGTGACGCCGCAGAAAATTGTTGAAACGTTTTTGCAGTGCATTCCTTATACCGGTTTTCCTAGAGTGCTCAATGCCGTGACGGTGGCAAAACGGATTTTTAAAGAACGCCAAGTGTTGGAGGCAAAGGGAATTTAA
- a CDS encoding C-GCAxxG-C-C family protein: MSNEKRVQQAVEAFMNGKSCSQAVFCVYGPALGIPEEAALRISSAFGGGMGNLSEACGAATGAFMAIGAKGLPKEETYALVQTFAKDFETRYGSLHCTRLLGFDLSTENGREGRKKSGIGHEHCAQYVQGSAEILERLLFADATK, from the coding sequence ATGAGTAATGAAAAGCGAGTACAACAGGCTGTAGAGGCCTTTATGAACGGGAAATCTTGTTCCCAGGCGGTGTTCTGCGTGTACGGACCTGCGCTGGGCATTCCGGAGGAGGCGGCTTTACGCATTTCCAGCGCCTTTGGCGGCGGCATGGGAAATTTGTCCGAGGCTTGCGGTGCAGCGACTGGCGCTTTTATGGCGATCGGGGCCAAAGGCTTGCCGAAGGAAGAAACGTACGCTTTGGTGCAAACTTTTGCCAAAGACTTTGAGACGCGTTATGGTTCGCTGCACTGTACGCGGTTGTTGGGCTTTGATTTGAGTACGGAAAACGGGCGCGAAGGCCGCAAAAAAAGCGGCATTGGGCATGAGCATTGCGCGCAGTACGTACAAGGCTCGGCGGAGATATTGGAAAGACTATTATTTGCTGATGCAACAAAGTAG
- a CDS encoding LysE family translocator, whose protein sequence is MFGISHYEMFLLAGIVLNITPGPDTLYILGRSVSQGRRAGLYSVLGSSSGCAVHTLLAALGLSVLLAQSAEAFMAVKIAGALYLGYLGLQLLRSKESMLATVQTGAVSRKDIYLQGLLTNVLNPKVALFFISFLPQFIDPQNQYGILPFMLLGFTFLTTGTFWCLFLVFCSARVTACLRQSETTAKRLTKICGGIYVLLGVKLLTSDR, encoded by the coding sequence ATGTTTGGCATTAGTCACTATGAAATGTTTTTGCTGGCCGGTATTGTTCTCAACATTACGCCAGGTCCAGATACGCTCTATATTTTGGGACGCAGCGTGTCGCAGGGGCGTCGGGCCGGGTTGTATTCCGTGTTGGGCAGCAGTTCCGGCTGTGCGGTACATACGTTGTTGGCGGCATTGGGTTTGTCGGTGCTTTTGGCGCAGTCAGCAGAAGCGTTCATGGCGGTCAAAATAGCTGGCGCCCTGTATCTTGGGTATTTAGGACTGCAGCTTTTGCGCAGCAAAGAAAGCATGCTGGCGACCGTGCAAACCGGCGCAGTCTCTAGAAAAGATATCTATTTACAAGGGCTTTTGACCAATGTCTTGAACCCCAAAGTGGCGCTGTTTTTTATTTCTTTTTTACCGCAGTTTATTGATCCGCAAAATCAATATGGCATTTTGCCCTTTATGCTGCTGGGCTTTACTTTTTTAACAACTGGTACGTTTTGGTGTTTGTTTTTGGTGTTCTGTTCGGCTCGCGTAACAGCCTGCCTGCGGCAGAGCGAAACAACGGCCAAACGCCTTACTAAGATCTGCGGCGGCATCTATGTGCTGCTGGGGGTTAAGCTGCTGACCTCCGACAGGTAG
- a CDS encoding aldolase/citrate lyase family protein: MRHNTMKEKLQKGELVTGCMLQGYLPSLVEICGLAGFDFVFLDAEHGPLSPEDCEGLVRAAEVRGVTPLVRVPDLQESTLLRYLDVGAMGVILPGISSAQEAKAAVAAVKYHPQGKRGLNGVRASGYGMERPLADYAQEANRETVVLAIIENTAAMEALPDILQVEGLDGVIFGAMDYSQAVGVPGQGQHPLVQEGYEKLLAAGRTFGKPVGTVVRAGETLERQVQQGAQLLLTSAFGLFGREARRFVQIAQDEAAKGE, from the coding sequence ATGAGACACAACACCATGAAGGAAAAACTGCAAAAAGGAGAGTTGGTTACTGGCTGCATGCTGCAGGGGTATCTGCCGTCGTTGGTGGAAATCTGCGGCTTGGCCGGTTTTGATTTTGTCTTTTTAGACGCTGAGCACGGGCCATTATCGCCGGAGGACTGCGAAGGCCTCGTGCGGGCGGCAGAGGTTCGGGGCGTTACGCCGCTGGTGCGGGTGCCGGATTTGCAGGAGAGCACGCTGCTGCGGTATCTGGATGTGGGAGCTATGGGCGTAATCTTGCCGGGCATTTCTAGTGCGCAAGAAGCCAAAGCGGCGGTGGCGGCGGTGAAGTACCATCCGCAGGGTAAGCGGGGCTTGAACGGCGTGCGCGCCTCTGGTTACGGAATGGAGCGGCCATTGGCGGACTATGCGCAGGAGGCTAATCGGGAAACAGTGGTACTGGCGATTATTGAAAATACAGCGGCTATGGAAGCGTTGCCGGATATTTTGCAGGTAGAGGGCCTGGACGGCGTGATTTTTGGCGCGATGGATTATTCGCAAGCGGTGGGCGTTCCAGGACAAGGACAGCATCCGTTGGTGCAAGAAGGCTATGAAAAATTGTTGGCGGCGGGAAGAACTTTTGGCAAACCGGTAGGGACGGTGGTGCGCGCCGGTGAAACGCTGGAACGGCAGGTGCAGCAAGGAGCCCAGTTGCTTTTGACTAGTGCCTTTGGCCTTTTTGGCAGGGAAGCGCGCCGGTTTGTACAAATCGCGCAGGATGAAGCTGCTAAAGGAGAGTGA
- a CDS encoding L-2-amino-thiazoline-4-carboxylic acid hydrolase translates to MKNEETISREEAARQVRQMGKMTASLYYHLCRQIIDAVGPEEAKGIIAKAITALGEERGQSQKEAVLAAGHEHLPQNYVKVSDLPSLGWDMEPVEHPENDTHILITYCPFAEVWKEKDFAEFGRLYCHIDQAKYQGFHPNSNLVTLQNTLEGAPYCEMVCRNKKND, encoded by the coding sequence ATGAAGAATGAAGAAACCATCTCTCGCGAGGAAGCCGCCCGGCAAGTCCGGCAAATGGGCAAAATGACCGCTTCGTTGTACTACCATCTTTGCCGTCAAATCATTGATGCCGTCGGTCCCGAAGAAGCCAAAGGAATTATCGCCAAGGCCATTACGGCTTTAGGAGAAGAACGGGGACAATCGCAAAAAGAAGCCGTCCTCGCCGCCGGACACGAGCACCTGCCGCAAAACTACGTCAAGGTTTCGGACCTTCCTTCCCTAGGCTGGGATATGGAGCCAGTAGAACATCCGGAAAACGACACGCACATCCTCATTACCTATTGTCCATTCGCCGAAGTTTGGAAGGAAAAAGACTTCGCTGAGTTTGGCCGCTTGTACTGCCATATTGATCAAGCAAAATACCAGGGCTTTCACCCAAACAGCAACCTAGTCACGCTACAGAACACCCTGGAAGGCGCGCCGTATTGCGAAATGGTCTGCCGCAATAAGAAAAACGACTAA